Sequence from the Qipengyuania gaetbuli genome:
AAGGTGCTGTCGGCCGCGTCGAACACGTGGTGGCCCTCATCGAACACGATGCGCGTGGGCCGCGCATTCGGATCGCGCCCGCGGGCAGCATTGACCATCACCAGCGCGTGGTTGGCGATGACGAGATCGGCCTGCGCCGCGTTCCGTGCGCTGCGTTCGATGAAGCATTTGCGGTAATGCGGGCAGCCCGCATAGACGCATTCGCCCCGCTGGTCGGTCAGGGCCGCGATGCCGCGCTTGCGGAAAAGCGTTCCCAGCCAGCCGGGCAGGTCGCCGCCGATCATGTCGCCGTCCTGCGTATAGGCGGCCCAGCGCGCGATTAGCTGTGCCAGCACTGCGGGCCGGCCCGAGAAGCCGCCCTGCAGCGCATCTTCAAGGTTCAACAGACAGAGATAGTTCTCGCGCCCCTTGCGCACGACCACGGGGGGCGAGCCGTCGGGCCGCGTGGCCGGCCAGGCCCGCGTGCTTTCGCGGCGCAGCTGGCGCTGGAGGTTCTTGGTATAGGTGCTGACCCAGACCGTTCCGCCCGATTTCTCTGCCCAGAGCGAGGCGGGAGCAAGGTAACCCAGCGTCTTGCCGATGCCCGTTCCTGCCTGCGCGAGGAGGACATGGGGCCGCTTTTGCCGGTCGCGCGGCGAGAAGACATGGCCTGCCCCGCGCGAGAACAGCCTTTGCCCGTCGCGCCGTTCCGCCCCTTCACCGGTCAGCCGTTCAAGCTGCGCTTCGATTTCCGGCTCGTCGATCAGGACCTGTGCGGGTTGGGGGCGCTCTGCCGCCTCTTCCCATTCGGGAAGCTTGGTGAAGAGCCATTTCTCGGCCTTTTGGGGCTTGCGCACATGGGGGGCGAGCACGTTCGCCCATGGCCAGCGCAGCCGCGTCAGAGATTGCAGCGTCGACCACGCGCCCTCGCGTTCCGACCAGCCATCGCTTTCGCATGTCGCAACCAGCGCGCCTGCCGCCTTTTGCAGGAGCAAAGGCACGTCCGCGTCGTCTGCAGGCTCTTCCAGCTCAAGTGCGTGGGCCAGCCCCTTCGGCGTGGGAACGCAAAAGCGGGCCGGATGGACGAAGGCGAAAAGCTCTAGCAGGTCGAGGCCGGACAGATCTGGATAGCCCAGCCTACTCGCCACGAGCGGCGCGTTCATCATCAGGAGCGGCGTGTCGGCAGCCGCCATGACCGCCTCGCCCTTGGAACAGCCGCGCGTCGATCCGTTCGCATCGCGTAGCCAGGTTCCGGCATGGCTGGCGTGGAGGGCAGGAAGGGGCAGCGGCTGGCTCACGGATTCGACCATGCAAAGACCGGAACGAAAAGTAAACAGAAGCGCGAAAAAGCCTTCTGAAGACCGCACGGTTTATCGCAAATATTTTGCAAGCCAACCGATGTGGCACGCCAACAATCTATAAAATACAGGAAGTTAGGCGTTCCTGAATGGCAGCTTTCTGGAACCGGGTCCGCAATCCTACCGTTTCACTCACAACGATTTGGGCTGCGACAGCCTGAACACTCTCCCCGACCCCTCAACAGGTGTCGCAGCGGTAGGGGCGTCCTCCCGAAAGGGTGGGGCGCCCCTATTGGCCTATGCCGCGATCGCAAGCTCCGATGCAGCGAGTGCCTGCTCGAGGTCGGCGAAGATGTCCTCAGCCTCCTCCAGCCCGATGGACAGGCGCAGCAAGCCTTCGCCGATGCCGTGGGCCGCGCGCTCTTCGGGCGTGTAGGTGGAATGGGTCATGCTGGCCGGGTGCTGGATCAGCGTTTCGGCATCGCCGAGCGAAACGGCACGGATGATCATCTCGAGCCGGTTCATGAAGCGGATGCCCTGGTCGTAACCGCCCACGAGGTCGAAGGCGATCATCCCGCCCGGAAGCGCCATCTGCCGCGTCGCCAGTTCGTGCTGGGCGAAGCTTTCCAGACCCGGATAGTGGACCGCTGCGACCTGCGGCTGCGCTTCGAGCCATTGCGCGACTTCCAGCGCGGTGCGGCTGTGGCGTTCCATGCGCAGGGCAAGCGTCTTGAGGCCGCGCATGATCAGCGTGGCGGTGAAGGGGCTCATGACGGCCCCCGTCATGTCCTTCAGGCCTTCGAGGCGGACCTTCTGCATCATCCCGGCACTGCCCGCGACAAGCCCTCCGACAAGGTCGCCATGACCGCCGAGGTATTTCGTCGCGGAATGGACGACGATGTTGGCGCCAAGCTCGATCGGGCGCGTGAGGGCAGGCGTCGCATAGGTGTTGTCGACCACCACCTGCGCACCGTGGCGCTTCGCCACCGCGCTGATCGCGGCGATGTCGACGAGCCGCATGTTAGGGTTGGCCGGAGTTTCAAAATACACCACTTTGACGCGATCGTTCATGGCTGCTTCCAGCGCGGCGGGATCGGTCAGGTCGACGTGGATGACCTTGACCCCGAACTTCGCCAGCCCGTGCCGGAAGAAGGCGAAGGTGCAGCCGTAGAGCGTCTCGTCGGTGACGATTTCGTCGCCTGCCTCGAGGATGCTCCACATGACCGCCGTGATCGCGCCCATGCCGCTGGCGGCGGCAACGCCCGCTTCCGCTCCTTCGAGTACGGCCAGGCGCTGCTCCAGCAGGTCCACCGTGGGATTGGAAATGCGCGAATAGAAATAGCCCGGCTGCTCGCCGGCGAAGATGGCGCCGCCCTGTTCGGCGCTTTCAAAGGCAAAGGTGGACGCAAGGTGCATGGGCGGCGTGAGGGCGCCCTGGTTTTCGGCTGGATCGTAACCGTGATGGATGGCGCGGCTTGCGAAACCGGAAAGTTTGGTGCGACTCATAATATGCCTCTTTGCATGCGTTTGAGGCCAATATACCGATGCAGCTGTGGCATTTCCCTGCAAAGTGTGCCAATTTCATGGGTGAAATTGGCATATCCTGCTAACAAGAGGGCGGTATGGACGGGAAAGATCGCCAGATCCTGAGAGAGCTGCAGCGCGACGGGCGCCTCACCAATGCGGAGCTGGCGGACCGCGTCAACCTGTCGCCTTCGCCCTGTCTGCGGCGCGTGAGGAACCTGGAGAAGGCGGGTGTCATCGAACGCTATGTCGCGCTCGTCGACCGCGAGGCGGCAGGCTATCCGGTGACCGCTTTCGTGCAAGTGACGCTGGCGCGCCATGACCGCGAGGTGGTCGATACTTTCGAGCAGCGAGTGCGCGAAACGCCGCAGATCCTGTCCTGCCACCTGCTGACCGGGAGCTCGGATTACCTGCTGCAGATCGTGGTCGCCGGCCTCGACGATTACGAGACCTTCATGCGCGAAACGCTTCACACCACGCCTGGCATCGCGACCATCAACACCAGCTTCGTCTACGGCACCGTGAAGGACACGGTCGAGCTTCCCTAGAGGCGG
This genomic interval carries:
- a CDS encoding methionine gamma-lyase, with the protein product MSRTKLSGFASRAIHHGYDPAENQGALTPPMHLASTFAFESAEQGGAIFAGEQPGYFYSRISNPTVDLLEQRLAVLEGAEAGVAAASGMGAITAVMWSILEAGDEIVTDETLYGCTFAFFRHGLAKFGVKVIHVDLTDPAALEAAMNDRVKVVYFETPANPNMRLVDIAAISAVAKRHGAQVVVDNTYATPALTRPIELGANIVVHSATKYLGGHGDLVGGLVAGSAGMMQKVRLEGLKDMTGAVMSPFTATLIMRGLKTLALRMERHSRTALEVAQWLEAQPQVAAVHYPGLESFAQHELATRQMALPGGMIAFDLVGGYDQGIRFMNRLEMIIRAVSLGDAETLIQHPASMTHSTYTPEERAAHGIGEGLLRLSIGLEEAEDIFADLEQALAASELAIAA
- a CDS encoding Lrp/AsnC family transcriptional regulator translates to MDGKDRQILRELQRDGRLTNAELADRVNLSPSPCLRRVRNLEKAGVIERYVALVDREAAGYPVTAFVQVTLARHDREVVDTFEQRVRETPQILSCHLLTGSSDYLLQIVVAGLDDYETFMRETLHTTPGIATINTSFVYGTVKDTVELP